One genomic window of Actinomycetota bacterium includes the following:
- a CDS encoding beta-propeller fold lactonase family protein, which yields MTGSHFVWKILVYGSLLPLLICGIAGCRAAGPAGDNSQAVPPERAEEGTQAEIPFYVTGQITGLRLLTVLRVEAGPKSVELMPGGNRIFVNDLYAHKNFIFDARTYARLLTVVLPDEPVEADFSPDGRWAWVSLYNSASVVLVDTESGALAGEVDTGSIPKEVAVSPDGAWVYVANWNSNTVTVIDARSRTRVKDIPLYATPRGMCFSPQGDKAYVCIMGGDTLAEVDVAGGHVVTRQIPCGQNPRHVVPSPDGKSLYVSNNVPGTVTVVDREAGTITATIKVGRAARTLDITPDGKYLFVCNYEDGTVGCVDLAARRQIFTYPTSKPIGLCVDSRGECLFVSNYAPPQVTVLEIVR from the coding sequence ATGACCGGCTCGCATTTTGTATGGAAAATATTAGTATACGGATCGCTGCTCCCCCTCCTGATCTGCGGGATCGCGGGCTGCCGCGCCGCGGGCCCCGCCGGCGACAACAGCCAGGCCGTTCCGCCGGAGCGGGCCGAAGAAGGGACGCAGGCAGAGATACCATTTTATGTCACCGGACAGATCACCGGGCTGCGCCTCCTGACCGTGCTGCGGGTGGAAGCGGGCCCGAAATCGGTGGAGCTCATGCCCGGCGGAAACCGGATATTCGTAAACGACCTCTACGCGCACAAGAACTTCATCTTCGACGCCCGGACCTACGCTAGACTGCTGACCGTGGTCCTTCCCGACGAACCGGTGGAGGCGGACTTCTCCCCCGACGGAAGGTGGGCCTGGGTCTCCCTGTACAACTCGGCCAGCGTGGTCCTGGTGGACACCGAATCGGGGGCCCTGGCAGGAGAGGTGGACACCGGGAGCATCCCCAAGGAGGTGGCGGTGAGTCCCGACGGCGCCTGGGTTTATGTAGCCAACTGGAACTCCAACACGGTAACGGTGATCGACGCGCGGTCGAGGACGAGGGTGAAGGACATCCCGTTGTACGCCACCCCCCGGGGCATGTGCTTTTCCCCTCAGGGGGACAAGGCTTACGTGTGCATCATGGGAGGTGACACCCTGGCGGAGGTGGACGTGGCCGGTGGCCACGTGGTTACTCGTCAGATACCCTGCGGCCAGAACCCGCGTCACGTTGTACCCTCGCCGGACGGAAAATCCCTCTACGTGAGCAACAACGTTCCGGGGACGGTCACCGTGGTGGATCGCGAGGCGGGGACCATCACCGCCACCATCAAGGTGGGCAGGGCAGCCCGTACCCTGGACATCACCCCGGACGGAAAATACCTCTTCGTCTGCAATTACGAGGACGGGACGGTGGGATGCGTGGACCTGGCGGCCCGCCGCCAGATATTCACCTACCCCACTTCCAAGCCCATAGGACTGTGCGTGGACTCCAGGGGCGAGTGCCTGTTCGTCTCCAACTACGCTCCGCCTCAGGTGACCGTCCTGGAGATTGTCCGCTGA
- a CDS encoding NAD(P)-binding protein, whose product MGEKIVVGAGLAGLTAAINLRRRGYEVRVLERRDGVGGPARDMPTGELTYVMADGTPMDLGRIRDYTGIDISPVCEPLEGTRIYSFGKRYDTRFPSNVPAYLVERGSRSASLDMYLYRIAVEEGVHFEFNHPVKTRRDFEDLPPRSILATGLFRDAFQVLEIPFVPVYGLFGQGMVAEDYRGPRVILYMDEYTWDYAFFSTIHGVAGALLFQRKRPLGAEAKRWFPERLARDEGLEFPEWHELDMGVLPMGSFSNPRLFHDRFILAGTLAGAQDPVLLFGVHGALVTGRIAALAVDDPEAAYREFRRVNRFWRMSYLNRRLIEATFPWGLKVVSRAGFGLYPLYAPFALRYAFLIVPGWLRI is encoded by the coding sequence ATGGGCGAGAAGATCGTGGTCGGAGCGGGACTGGCCGGACTCACAGCGGCCATCAACCTCAGGCGGCGAGGTTACGAGGTAAGGGTGCTGGAGCGCCGTGACGGGGTAGGGGGGCCGGCGCGGGACATGCCCACCGGCGAACTTACCTACGTGATGGCCGACGGAACCCCGATGGACCTGGGAAGGATACGGGATTACACGGGCATAGACATCTCTCCCGTCTGCGAACCCCTGGAAGGAACCCGCATTTACAGCTTCGGGAAGCGCTATGATACCCGGTTTCCCTCCAACGTTCCCGCTTACTTGGTGGAGAGGGGATCCCGCTCAGCCTCCCTGGACATGTACCTTTACCGCATCGCCGTGGAGGAGGGGGTGCACTTCGAATTCAATCACCCCGTAAAGACGCGCCGGGACTTCGAGGACCTGCCACCCCGCAGCATCCTGGCCACCGGCCTCTTCCGGGATGCCTTCCAGGTCTTGGAAATACCCTTCGTTCCCGTCTACGGCCTGTTCGGCCAGGGGATGGTGGCCGAGGACTACCGGGGCCCCAGGGTCATACTGTATATGGATGAATACACTTGGGACTATGCCTTCTTCTCCACCATCCACGGGGTCGCCGGGGCCCTCCTCTTCCAGCGCAAGCGACCCCTCGGCGCGGAGGCCAAGCGCTGGTTCCCGGAGAGGTTGGCCCGTGACGAGGGCCTCGAGTTTCCGGAATGGCACGAGCTGGACATGGGCGTGCTGCCTATGGGATCTTTTTCCAATCCGCGCCTCTTCCACGACCGGTTCATACTGGCGGGGACGCTGGCGGGGGCACAGGACCCGGTCCTCCTCTTCGGCGTGCACGGGGCCCTGGTGACCGGGAGGATAGCGGCCCTGGCCGTGGACGATCCCGAGGCGGCCTACCGGGAATTCCGAAGGGTAAACCGTTTTTGGAGGATGAGCTACCTTAACCGCCGCCTCATCGAAGCCACTTTCCCATGGGGCCTCAAGGTGGTAAGCCGTGCAGGTTTCGGCCTGTATCCCCTTTACGCACCCTTCGCCCTGCGATACGCCTTCCTCATAGTCCCCGGCTGGCTCAGGATATGA
- a CDS encoding RDD family protein has protein sequence MKACPNCGLLNTEGANFCSGCGYRLSDVMPPGTTHPAFQVAEGAYPRYAGFWIRFAAAIVDGLVLSVAFLPVNLLFWAVNENIHFWGSWDFSRGVSSGLLFLFNVIRTLIGWAYYTYLTGRYGATLGKKLLGLRVVGEDLQPVTYGTAVVREIPGKLLSALACMLGYIWAGFDGRKQAWHDKIARTLVIYG, from the coding sequence ATGAAAGCGTGCCCAAATTGCGGCTTGCTCAACACCGAGGGAGCGAATTTCTGCTCCGGCTGCGGTTACCGCCTTTCGGACGTCATGCCCCCTGGAACGACGCACCCGGCGTTCCAGGTAGCGGAGGGTGCCTACCCGCGATACGCGGGGTTCTGGATCCGCTTCGCCGCTGCCATCGTCGACGGCTTGGTCCTCTCGGTCGCCTTCCTTCCGGTGAACCTCCTCTTTTGGGCGGTCAACGAAAACATCCATTTCTGGGGCTCCTGGGACTTCAGCCGGGGGGTCAGCTCGGGCCTGCTCTTCCTTTTCAACGTGATCCGGACCCTTATAGGCTGGGCCTATTACACCTATCTCACCGGCCGCTACGGAGCCACCCTGGGCAAGAAGCTGCTGGGCCTGAGGGTGGTGGGCGAGGACCTGCAGCCGGTCACTTACGGGACGGCGGTGGTCAGGGAGATACCGGGCAAGCTCCTCTCCGCCCTGGCCTGCATGCTGGGCTACATCTGGGCGGGCTTCGACGGGCGTAAACAGGCTTGGCACGACAAGATCGCGAGAACCCTGGTCATTTACGGCTGA
- a CDS encoding zinc ribbon domain-containing protein: MICNGCGAENSDDARFCVKCGRDLSAVVAASGENAGKEDFQAAGYPTSGESSEPDSGSKETLPRPPSAGYQPAISHAQPYYIPYSMPRTDGLCVAGMVLGIIGLVLFWVPVFAIICGILGIVLGSIGIKNVQNEPQLKTGQGMGVAGLVTGILAFLGGIVMFILYASLATW; encoded by the coding sequence ATGATCTGTAACGGCTGTGGAGCCGAGAACAGCGATGACGCCCGCTTCTGTGTGAAATGCGGGAGGGACTTATCCGCCGTGGTGGCGGCCAGCGGTGAAAACGCCGGGAAGGAGGATTTCCAGGCTGCGGGTTATCCGACCTCCGGCGAGAGCAGCGAGCCCGATTCCGGGTCGAAGGAAACCCTTCCCCGTCCTCCCTCCGCCGGGTACCAGCCGGCAATTTCCCACGCTCAACCGTACTACATTCCTTATTCCATGCCCCGTACTGATGGCCTTTGCGTCGCCGGGATGGTGCTGGGCATCATCGGTCTGGTTCTCTTTTGGGTCCCCGTCTTCGCCATCATCTGCGGCATCCTGGGGATCGTCCTGGGGTCCATCGGGATAAAGAACGTGCAGAACGAGCCGCAGCTCAAGACGGGTCAGGGAATGGGGGTGGCCGGGCTGGTCACCGGGATCCTGGCTTTCCTGGGGGGAATAGTGATGTTCATCCTCTACGCCTCCCTCGCCACGTGGTGA
- a CDS encoding FAD-dependent oxidoreductase, with protein sequence MELHDVIIIGAGPAGLSAGVYCARKMLDTLVISSNVGGQAAWSWEVENYLGYQLISGAELVERFRDHLENFKVQLLEGRTVVSLCREKGRFRVATDKGEEYYSKAAIAASGKVPRKLGVPGEDEFRGRGVAYCATCDAPLFRGRRVAVVGGGNSALDAALQLAQIADMVHVLTIEPTLDGDEIRRRQVLDSPKVEVRTSSRVLAIRGTTFVEGIEFSSGGREESLEVQGVFIEIGSVPSTAYLPPEVELNPAGEIVIDANNRTSLPGLFAAGDVTTVLEKQIIIAAGEGAKAALSAYAWLVERGEVGR encoded by the coding sequence ATGGAGCTTCACGACGTGATCATCATCGGGGCCGGACCCGCCGGCCTTTCCGCCGGGGTGTACTGCGCCCGCAAGATGCTGGACACCCTGGTCATCTCCAGCAACGTGGGAGGGCAGGCGGCCTGGTCCTGGGAGGTGGAGAACTACCTTGGATACCAGCTCATCAGCGGGGCGGAGCTGGTGGAGCGCTTCCGCGACCACCTGGAGAACTTCAAGGTACAGCTCCTGGAGGGCAGGACGGTCGTCTCCCTCTGCAGGGAGAAGGGACGTTTCAGGGTGGCCACGGACAAGGGGGAGGAATATTATTCCAAGGCAGCCATAGCCGCTTCGGGCAAGGTTCCGCGCAAGCTGGGGGTGCCGGGAGAGGATGAGTTCCGCGGGCGGGGAGTGGCCTACTGCGCCACCTGCGACGCCCCCCTGTTCCGCGGCCGAAGGGTGGCCGTGGTGGGAGGGGGGAACTCCGCCCTGGACGCCGCCCTCCAGCTGGCGCAGATCGCCGACATGGTACACGTCCTTACCATCGAACCCACCCTCGACGGGGACGAGATACGCAGGCGGCAGGTGCTGGACTCCCCGAAGGTGGAGGTGCGCACCTCGTCCCGGGTGCTGGCCATCCGTGGGACCACCTTCGTGGAGGGGATAGAGTTCTCGAGCGGGGGAAGGGAAGAGTCCCTCGAGGTACAGGGGGTTTTCATCGAGATAGGTAGCGTGCCCAGCACCGCATACCTCCCTCCCGAAGTGGAGCTCAACCCCGCGGGGGAGATCGTCATCGACGCCAACAACCGCACCAGCCTGCCGGGGCTCTTCGCCGCCGGGGACGTGACCACCGTCCTGGAGAAGCAGATCATCATCGCCGCCGGCGAGGGAGCCAAGGCCGCCCTCTCCGCCTACGCCTGGCTGGTGGAAAGGGGCGAGGTGGGTCGATGA
- the ftsH gene encoding ATP-dependent zinc metalloprotease FtsH: protein MDESRKKKLWLYLVYGLLALGIILSIQFAKPFQPTEISYSEFLGHLNAGEVSKVVITDTHIEGTLKTQEGESNFVATRIPDTDIKDLVALLEEKGVDFSGRVENTFWRDFLLTWVLPLGLIAFIWFFVFRRLARRVGGVSPMSFGQSKVKLYDRSVDRVTFDDVAGLDEAKEELREIIDFLRHPQKYRSIGARIPKGVLLVGPPGTGKTLLARAVAGEADVPFFSISGSQFMEMFVGVGAARVRDLFEQAKSKAPCIVFIDEIDTIGKVRGGIMASGGTEEREQTLNQLLSEMDGFDPQTGVIILAATNRPEVLDPAILRPGRFDRQIMIDRPDIKGREEILKVHARRVKLGPDVDLKKIAARTPGFAGAELANVVNEAALLAARKNKKAVNQQEFEEAIDRVIGGLELKSRVMSERERRVVAFHEVGHALAASLLEHADPVHRITVIPRGIGSLGMTMQLPEEDRYIMTRPELEDRLGVLLAGRAAEEIVFGEVSTGAQNDLEKATILARKMVEDYGMSDKLGPVALGLERGARLLLGEFSYGKEANYSEATAELIDQEVKDIVTSNYERVRGLLSENRRALEGIAEILLEKETLEGDVFRSLLEKFSSRAGMAEEPSENLEEPVAENR from the coding sequence ATGGACGAGAGCAGAAAGAAAAAGCTCTGGCTGTACTTGGTCTACGGCCTGCTGGCCCTGGGCATTATCCTCAGCATACAGTTTGCCAAACCTTTCCAGCCTACGGAGATAAGCTACAGCGAATTCCTGGGCCACCTGAATGCCGGTGAGGTAAGCAAGGTGGTCATCACCGACACCCATATCGAGGGCACCCTCAAGACCCAGGAGGGGGAGAGCAACTTCGTCGCCACCCGCATACCGGACACGGACATCAAGGATCTGGTGGCCCTGCTGGAGGAAAAGGGCGTGGACTTCTCGGGAAGGGTGGAGAACACCTTCTGGAGGGACTTCCTGCTCACCTGGGTGCTCCCCCTGGGGCTCATCGCCTTCATCTGGTTCTTCGTCTTCCGGCGCCTCGCACGGCGGGTGGGCGGGGTCAGCCCCATGTCCTTCGGCCAGTCCAAGGTTAAGCTCTACGACCGCAGCGTGGACCGGGTAACCTTCGACGACGTGGCCGGGCTGGACGAGGCCAAGGAGGAGCTGCGGGAGATCATCGACTTCCTCCGCCACCCCCAGAAGTACCGCAGCATCGGGGCCCGCATCCCCAAGGGGGTCCTGCTGGTGGGGCCGCCGGGGACGGGGAAGACCCTCCTGGCCCGCGCCGTGGCCGGGGAGGCCGACGTCCCCTTCTTCTCCATAAGCGGTTCCCAGTTCATGGAGATGTTCGTCGGGGTGGGCGCGGCCCGGGTCCGGGACCTCTTCGAGCAGGCCAAGTCCAAGGCTCCCTGCATCGTGTTCATCGACGAGATAGACACCATCGGCAAGGTGCGGGGCGGCATCATGGCCAGCGGGGGAACGGAAGAACGCGAGCAGACCCTCAACCAGCTGCTCTCGGAGATGGACGGCTTCGACCCCCAGACGGGGGTCATCATCCTGGCCGCCACCAACCGTCCCGAGGTCCTGGACCCCGCCATCCTGCGGCCCGGGCGCTTCGACCGGCAGATAATGATCGACCGCCCGGACATCAAGGGACGGGAGGAGATACTCAAGGTGCACGCCCGCCGGGTGAAGCTGGGCCCGGATGTGGACCTCAAGAAAATCGCCGCGCGCACCCCCGGCTTCGCGGGGGCGGAGCTGGCCAACGTGGTCAACGAAGCCGCTCTTTTAGCCGCACGCAAGAACAAGAAGGCCGTCAACCAGCAGGAATTCGAGGAGGCCATCGACCGGGTCATCGGAGGCCTGGAGCTGAAGAGCCGGGTGATGAGCGAGCGGGAACGCCGGGTGGTGGCCTTCCACGAGGTGGGCCACGCCTTGGCCGCTTCCCTGCTGGAGCACGCCGATCCCGTCCACCGCATAACCGTCATCCCCCGGGGAATAGGCTCCCTGGGCATGACCATGCAGCTCCCCGAGGAGGACCGCTACATCATGACCCGCCCGGAGCTGGAAGACCGCCTGGGAGTTCTCCTGGCCGGCCGGGCGGCGGAGGAGATTGTCTTCGGAGAAGTTTCCACCGGGGCCCAGAATGACCTGGAAAAAGCTACCATCTTGGCCCGCAAGATGGTGGAGGATTACGGAATGAGCGATAAGCTGGGACCCGTCGCCCTGGGGCTGGAGCGGGGAGCACGCCTTCTCCTGGGAGAGTTTTCCTACGGCAAGGAGGCCAACTACAGCGAGGCCACCGCGGAACTCATCGACCAGGAGGTCAAGGACATCGTGACCTCCAATTACGAGCGGGTAAGGGGGCTGCTTTCCGAGAACCGCCGGGCCCTGGAGGGCATCGCGGAGATACTGCTGGAGAAGGAAACCTTGGAGGGGGACGTTTTCCGTTCGCTGTTGGAAAAGTTCAGCTCGCGGGCCGGGATGGCGGAAGAACCCAGCGAGAACCTGGAGGAACCGGTGGCGGAAAACCGTTGA
- a CDS encoding 4Fe-4S binding protein: protein MLRKIVHIDGEKCDGCGLCVDACAEGAIAIIDGKARLVSESYCDGLGACLGECPQGAITILEREAAPFDEQAVRRHLGENRAGAGAPSGHPDGPDTGKARGFPGRESGAPRADEGEGGGDNLPCGCPGTVVRELKSPAEEEGSGEAGGPRIASRLRNWPVQLRLLPVTAPYLKGAHLLLAADCTAFAFPEFHRELLEGKVLLVGCPKLDDASFYREKLAAIIAENEIQEITVVHMEVPCCFGLANIARQALEDSGTDARLIVIKLGIQGGVLSMEEVRSLPGRRARS from the coding sequence ATGCTGCGCAAGATAGTGCATATCGACGGGGAGAAGTGCGACGGCTGCGGGCTGTGCGTGGACGCCTGCGCCGAGGGGGCCATCGCCATCATCGACGGCAAGGCCCGGCTGGTAAGCGAATCCTACTGCGACGGGCTGGGCGCCTGCCTGGGGGAGTGCCCCCAGGGGGCCATCACCATCCTGGAGCGGGAGGCGGCTCCCTTCGACGAGCAGGCGGTGCGCCGGCACCTCGGCGAGAACCGGGCGGGAGCCGGAGCGCCATCCGGGCACCCTGACGGGCCAGACACCGGGAAGGCGAGGGGGTTTCCGGGGCGTGAAAGCGGTGCTCCCCGCGCGGATGAGGGGGAGGGCGGCGGGGACAACCTCCCCTGCGGCTGCCCCGGAACCGTGGTCCGAGAGCTGAAGTCTCCCGCGGAAGAGGAAGGAAGCGGGGAGGCCGGCGGTCCGAGGATAGCCTCGCGGCTGCGCAACTGGCCCGTCCAGCTCAGGCTTTTGCCCGTCACTGCGCCCTATCTGAAGGGGGCCCACCTCCTTCTGGCCGCGGACTGCACGGCCTTCGCCTTCCCGGAATTCCACCGGGAACTGCTGGAGGGCAAGGTCCTCCTGGTGGGCTGCCCTAAGTTGGACGACGCTTCGTTCTACCGAGAGAAGCTGGCGGCCATCATCGCCGAAAACGAGATCCAGGAGATAACCGTGGTGCACATGGAGGTCCCATGCTGCTTCGGTCTGGCCAATATCGCCCGGCAGGCCCTGGAAGATTCCGGAACGGATGCCAGGCTTATAGTGATAAAGCTGGGCATCCAGGGCGGGGTACTCTCCATGGAGGAAGTGCGATCCCTTCCGGGCAGACGCGCGAGGTCTTGA
- a CDS encoding Rrf2 family transcriptional regulator, with protein sequence MNGTLRFSEAFTLGLHAACYLAGREGGKASTREIARYLGVSEAHLAKVMQRLVRAGVLESSRGPRGGFRLSREGSEITLMDIYESLEGPFSPTTCLLGRDSCLGRSCVLAGLLGAVDSQFESYLRETDLGSAGAMLRAQRKNAPSGVGSPPGTRDGVDGGSIPEGEGPARKGTRNRKGKADVADAGPGRQARKHKE encoded by the coding sequence ATGAACGGGACGCTGAGATTCTCGGAGGCTTTCACCCTGGGCCTGCACGCCGCCTGCTACCTGGCCGGCCGCGAGGGGGGCAAGGCCTCCACCCGCGAGATCGCCCGTTACCTGGGGGTCTCGGAGGCCCACCTGGCCAAGGTCATGCAGCGACTTGTCCGGGCCGGGGTACTGGAGTCCTCCCGCGGGCCGCGAGGCGGCTTCAGGTTGAGCCGCGAGGGCAGCGAGATAACCCTCATGGACATCTACGAGAGCCTGGAAGGGCCCTTCTCCCCCACCACATGCCTCCTGGGCCGCGATTCGTGCCTGGGACGGTCCTGCGTCCTGGCGGGACTCCTGGGAGCGGTGGACAGCCAGTTCGAGAGCTACCTGCGGGAGACCGACCTGGGTTCGGCGGGCGCGATGCTGAGGGCACAACGCAAGAACGCCCCGTCAGGGGTGGGGAGCCCTCCCGGGACCCGCGACGGGGTGGACGGCGGGAGCATTCCCGAAGGCGAAGGGCCCGCGAGAAAAGGCACGCGAAACCGTAAGGGGAAAGCCGACGTTGCGGATGCCGGACCCGGCAGGCAGGCGCGGAAGCACAAGGAGTGA
- a CDS encoding ferritin family protein, with amino-acid sequence MLSEIPKDLGRMSGKELDREICRVGMIAELDAVNLYEQLAAMTENQLIKKVLLDIAREEKTHVGEFQTLLLMEDEEQAKELEEGREEVEELKG; translated from the coding sequence ATGCTTTCGGAGATCCCCAAGGACCTCGGCCGCATGAGCGGAAAGGAGCTGGACCGGGAGATCTGTCGCGTGGGCATGATCGCCGAGCTGGACGCCGTGAACCTCTACGAGCAGCTGGCGGCCATGACCGAGAACCAGCTTATCAAGAAGGTTCTCCTGGACATCGCCAGGGAGGAAAAGACCCACGTGGGCGAGTTCCAGACCCTCCTCCTCATGGAGGACGAGGAGCAGGCCAAGGAGCTGGAGGAGGGCCGCGAGGAGGTCGAGGAACTCAAGGGCTGA
- a CDS encoding desulfoferrodoxin — translation MTERLQVYKCEVCGNIVEVLHAGQGELVCCGQPMALQVENTVDAAVEKHVPVVEVTDDGVLVKVGEVAHPMTEEHYIEWVQVVVGDMSYRIFLKPGIAPEGKFTVPREGITAREYCNLHGLWKSA, via the coding sequence ATGACCGAGAGGCTTCAGGTCTACAAGTGTGAGGTCTGCGGGAACATCGTGGAGGTCCTGCACGCCGGCCAGGGCGAGCTGGTGTGCTGCGGACAGCCCATGGCCCTGCAGGTGGAGAACACCGTGGACGCGGCGGTGGAGAAGCACGTCCCCGTGGTGGAGGTCACGGACGACGGCGTGCTGGTGAAGGTGGGCGAGGTGGCCCATCCCATGACCGAGGAACACTACATCGAGTGGGTCCAGGTCGTGGTGGGCGACATGAGCTATCGCATCTTCCTCAAGCCGGGAATCGCTCCCGAGGGCAAGTTCACCGTGCCCAGGGAGGGAATCACCGCCCGCGAATACTGCAACCTCCACGGGCTGTGGAAATCCGCCTGA
- a CDS encoding rubrerythrin family protein has product MREMTEKFLNEAFAGESMAHMKYQLFADRAEADGLTELARMFRAIAFAEKVHAGNHLQVLGGLKAASDNIQTCINGETYEINEMYPVFNAAAKLQDEEGAVRSTHYALEAEKIHAEWYKKAKEAVDRGEDVKIGTIQICSVCGHTREGDAPDKCPICGASRDKFVAF; this is encoded by the coding sequence ATGCGTGAGATGACGGAGAAGTTCCTCAACGAGGCCTTCGCCGGGGAAAGCATGGCCCACATGAAATACCAGCTCTTCGCGGACCGGGCGGAGGCCGACGGTCTCACCGAGCTGGCCAGGATGTTCCGGGCCATCGCCTTCGCCGAGAAGGTGCACGCCGGCAACCACCTGCAGGTCCTGGGCGGACTGAAGGCGGCCTCGGACAACATCCAGACCTGCATCAACGGCGAGACCTATGAGATCAACGAGATGTATCCCGTCTTCAACGCGGCGGCCAAGCTGCAGGACGAGGAAGGAGCGGTACGCAGCACCCACTACGCCCTGGAGGCGGAGAAGATCCACGCGGAGTGGTACAAGAAGGCCAAGGAGGCGGTGGATCGGGGCGAGGACGTGAAGATAGGGACCATCCAGATATGCAGCGTTTGCGGGCATACGCGGGAAGGAGACGCACCCGACAAGTGCCCCATCTGCGGGGCCTCCCGGGACAAGTTCGTGGCCTTCTGA
- a CDS encoding DUF1122 family protein, which yields MAGKLYGPSDILRKHLEGRSLGDLSLEARDFRRGRTDRETYFNLYLRKGDATSRRPVVQGLFFMGRGEYIKPWMEFRYDPVASFPGDDDLDLEEYGLTGELIGLLGSMIPPGGSLMVIYGAEPHPLARETERGLKRNFPPMATPLGLYLWKAGFRWFKDWYFPEGWLEGAMKLQATRPLDEEIRARREYEARRMLEKFVAGENRRGNPDPEEARALSRAEEILAGLE from the coding sequence ATGGCCGGCAAGCTGTACGGGCCTTCGGATATTTTACGAAAGCACCTCGAGGGGCGGAGCCTGGGAGACCTGTCACTCGAGGCACGCGACTTTCGCCGCGGCAGGACGGACCGTGAGACGTATTTCAACCTCTATCTCCGGAAGGGTGATGCAACCTCTCGAAGACCCGTGGTCCAGGGCCTCTTTTTCATGGGCCGCGGCGAATACATCAAGCCCTGGATGGAATTCAGGTACGACCCCGTGGCCTCTTTTCCGGGGGATGACGACCTCGACCTCGAGGAGTACGGACTTACCGGAGAGCTCATCGGCCTGCTGGGGAGCATGATCCCGCCGGGGGGTTCGCTCATGGTCATCTACGGGGCGGAGCCCCATCCCCTGGCCAGGGAGACGGAAAGGGGCCTGAAGAGAAACTTCCCCCCCATGGCCACCCCCCTGGGTCTTTATCTCTGGAAGGCGGGCTTCCGATGGTTCAAGGACTGGTATTTCCCCGAAGGGTGGTTGGAAGGGGCCATGAAGCTGCAGGCCACCCGCCCGCTGGACGAGGAGATCCGCGCCCGCAGGGAATACGAGGCCCGCCGCATGCTGGAGAAGTTCGTCGCCGGGGAAAACAGGCGTGGCAACCCCGATCCGGAAGAAGCCCGGGCCCTTTCCCGCGCGGAGGAGATATTGGCCGGCCTTGAATAA
- a CDS encoding type 1 glutamine amidotransferase domain-containing protein — MDLEKKRVAVLIGKGFQDQEGTVPIEFLRREGAGVITIGPETGEIRGLHGAVIEVERTLEEVSPEDFDALVIPGGRSPAHLRRFPAAVDFVARFAATGKPVAAICHGGQLLAAAGLVKGLTMTGYPKIKEEMEAAGARFVDREVVVDGNIITSRVPDDLPVFNATLKEMLLGRRGRE; from the coding sequence ATGGACCTGGAAAAGAAAAGGGTAGCCGTGTTGATTGGAAAGGGGTTCCAGGACCAGGAGGGAACGGTGCCCATTGAATTCCTGCGCCGGGAGGGGGCCGGGGTCATCACCATAGGACCGGAGACCGGGGAGATAAGGGGCCTCCACGGCGCGGTCATCGAGGTGGAGAGGACCTTGGAGGAGGTCTCGCCGGAGGACTTCGACGCCCTGGTGATACCCGGAGGAAGGTCTCCCGCCCACCTGCGGAGATTCCCCGCCGCCGTGGACTTCGTGGCCCGCTTCGCCGCCACCGGAAAACCGGTGGCGGCCATCTGCCACGGGGGACAGTTGCTGGCCGCGGCAGGCCTGGTGAAGGGACTCACCATGACCGGGTATCCCAAGATCAAGGAGGAAATGGAGGCGGCGGGCGCCAGGTTCGTGGACCGGGAGGTGGTGGTGGACGGGAACATCATCACCTCCCGAGTGCCGGACGACCTTCCGGTCTTCAACGCCACGCTCAAGGAAATGCTCCTCGGAAGACGGGGCCGGGAATGA